The Euleptes europaea isolate rEulEur1 chromosome 9, rEulEur1.hap1, whole genome shotgun sequence nucleotide sequence caaccaagtgaccTAGATATGGAACCTGATGAAGACTGGATAAAAACCAGAAAAGATGAAAGCCATGCTTTTCAGGAATGGGATGAAGATGCTGATATAGATGAATCTGGTAAGCTAAACTGTGAATATGCATTCTGCTCTGTGTGGCTTTGTCTCCAGATATACTTTTCCAAGCTAGATATGACCTCGGGTAGAATAAAATCTGTCTGGTGGGGATAGTTTGAGGTTTGCAAAGAGGCAAATGACAGCAGCTAGACATTACAGTTGCTAATAGCATGTTCAGAAATGTCATTTGTGACTGGGCAATTCATTCTTGTCTCTGAGAAATCAATGTGTTTATCAGTGTGGTTGGGTGCGCATGCAGCAGTACTCCTATAACACAAGCTTACTTTGCGGAAGCAGAAGTTCTTTTTCTGGCTTGGGCTTAAGGCATGCTATTTATTTCCAGTAGGTAGTATTTATTTGGGATTTTTGATGCCACTTTTCTGCCTGAAGGAACCCAGACCTACCTACAGGTGATAGCTGATgtggtggttagtgtcagacttgGTTCTGgggggcccaggttcaaatctgcagCCTGCCagggaaggttgctgggtggctttggggcagtcacacactttcagcttaACCCCCATTTTACAGGGTAGctggtgatgataaaatggaggataggagaacaatgtaagctgctctgagtctcCATTGTGTAgacaaagtaaataaatgcagAAACTTCCAAAACCACTAATTTAAACATCCCGGGTGGGTCCTCAGCCATTGGGCTCATGCCTTTGGCCATACCTAGGCTTAAGAACCTGCAAGGAGAGAAAAACTGCTAGCTCAGATAGTGCTCAGTAGGTGCTGTTTTGCTTAAAAACTGAAGAAGTTACAAAGATTGCAGAGGGATTCTTCCTGCTGTTCTTGGTTTCTTTAGTTCTCCCTCATGCTCAGATGAAGCCACTTCTGCAGTGTCTGTGCCTCTGAGGCtcaactcctccctcctcccactcccTGTTCATTATTCTTCCTGAGCAGATTTGATTTACAGTTTGTGTCCTCTTACTAGATCTAGACTGCAGTCATCAGAGGGTGTTATTGGGGCTAATAAAAGGATAAATCCTGCTTCATCTTTCTGATTTGTCTAGTCCTGATCCACTGATAGGTGCTTGAGTAAAGTAATCTGTTAGTCTTTCCTGAGGCTTAGGCCCTAGTTTGTtggattaagaaaaaaaaaaaactccctctCAGGTTGTATAAGCATTTGAAGCTCCAGCAGTCTAGTCATTGCTCCCCCCCAACCCTTTTAAGAGTACTGGCTGCCCCTTTGATATTGCTGCCACCTCCACCCCCGCTTCATTTACGTTCCTCAAACACCTGGTCAGAACTGGGGGAACACCAAACCAGGAGAAATTGATAACGCAAAGAGCAGTCTGACTGGATAGGAAAACTAATAATGTCATAATTCCTTAAATAGACAAAAGCTTTATTCTTGACTAAAAAATTACCCAGCACACCTTGTGTATAAGAGTACAGCTACAAAGTTGGTGGACAGTCtctaagaaaataaaaacagtttCCTACTATAATCTTAGAACAGAATTACCCTGGCATTGACATCTCTCTGCCCCCTTGGGGACAGCAGGTGGGTTATATGCGTACtgttgattagggctgttgattctgttcatccgaaccgaaaaaacagccgaattttccgcaattcgttccgcaattcggatggaactgaactgaaaaaggcgggaaaacgacgccctgaattcagcaaattcggggcgattgccgaataaattcggcaggttcctgccttttttcagtcccccccccgcgcgccttcacggggcttccctgaaggcgcgcagggggctctttaaacagatctgcgcctcccagctggaaggcgcagatctgttcccccctcgcgcgccttcacggggcttccatgaaggcgcgcagggggcactttaaacagatctgcgcctcccagctggaagccgcagatctgtttaaagagctccccacgcgccttcatggaagccctgtgaaggcgcgcaggggggctcggccgaatttcccccgaactccggatctcgtgccgaatttcgcggatccgaagcgtgggagttcggacttcggcacgtcccgaatttaaaaggggcgaattttgccgaagccgaactttaacgaattttttttcaacagccctactgttgaTGGCTTCCCACTGACTCCATCCACACATGTAAAAGCAGCAGGGTGTGTTTAACCCTCTCCTTTCCAGTCATGTCAGAGGAGGCAGGCCTCTGGCCAACCACCTTGAGTCCTCAAGTGCACTTTACTGCTTCATGCTCAGGATATGAAAATATGTGGATCTGGTCTCTGCTGACATCACCTGGAGCAGTTTTTGCCAAATGCTGTATGGTTCCCAGTTATTCCTCTCCATACCCCATCCCAACTCCGTGACCATTTGGGTTGGTTTTGTAGCTGGAGGTGCCACAGTGCTGATCTATTTTTCTAAGGTGATGTGGGCCTCGTATTCTCATTTACTACGTAGGTGACCCTGTTCATCCACACACATTCCGGAATCTGAGCCACACCTACAGTATGTGTTAGATGCTTGATTGTCTGTGTCTCTTGGCAACACATACAGGTAGAAATACCACCTCTGGAACGTGTTCCTTTCAACcatgttgggtggggtgggggttgattttaatggttttaaattgtgattttgtCGTGTATGTTTTcgattgttagctgccttgatggcccttgtaaataaacaaatatattggaaataaacaaatatattggaaatCTCAAGGAACTAATTACAGGGTACTAATTCCATTGTCACAGGTATAGCAACAATTATTGACTACTCACACAAGTACATATCTTTGCAGTGTATTAAAATAAATCTGTCttctgtttcttttaaagaagaaaactcaGAGGAATCCTTGGCTATCAGCATTATTCAGAAAGAGAAGGCTGTGTTGCAGGGTGTCATTCATAATGTTCTCCCCCGTGTCGGCACCTCAGTGAAGACGATGGGGCTGGCATTCAGTTCAGCTGTGTCTAACAAAATGGTACGAGTAAATCTGCAGTCTGAACAGTAATATTTAGTTCTGTTTCAGTTTGTTTGCCGCTGTTGTCACTTCTTTAATGCAGCCTTCTTGAGTGATCCttcttttttatttacaaaatcctAGGTCAGACAGATTTTAGAACTTTGTCCCAACTTGGAACATCTTGATCTCACTCAAACTGATATTTCTGACTCTGCATTTGAAAGGTTGGTAACCTTTTGCTTGTATTTCTTGCTCAGCTAGAAGTAAAACCAGTAGCACATTAATTAGTATTTTACCACTCAGGTAATGTTTAAAGCGTCTGCTCCGTCACAAAGTTAAGTGATTGTGAAATAGGCCAGCAATACAAGGGTTTAGAGGGCATTCTGAATAATCATGCCATTCTCTGTAATCACATGGGTGTAACTCTTTCCTGGAATTACATAGCAGCAAAGCAGCCATTGAGGAGTTGACAGCCACACCCCATAGCATATGAATGCTAAGTCTCAAATTCAGAAACTGTGGACAGTGCATTATTTGTGACAGTGCACTGAGTGCTATCTAGGACAAGTATTGTGAGAGATTATTGAAGCATACTCTTGCAGGGCAAGGCCTGCAAACCTTGCCGGTGGCCTTAGATGGACAGTATAATTACTCAGTCTATGTGGACACAAGAAAAAGAATGCGATCCTGGTACTGCAGGTAATACAGGACAAATGAACTGTGAGCAACCTCTCTCAAAAATGAAGGACTCACTGCTGCAAGCACAGCCACTTACCACCTGATATAGCTTTCTTTCTTGACGCAGCTTCAACAAAACAGAATTGATTCAGAGAACTATGGCATGCAGAAACTTTCCCTGTGACTTTTAACTCTGCCGTACTCTGTATGCCATCCCTGCAAACCAGCTGTGCTTAATAATGTTGAGCATTTGTGAGACCAAAGGATTCCGTGCAAATTCAAAACTTTCATCTCCTAAAAGGTTCTTCTCTCAAAATTCGAATTCTGTGATTtgtcctgttctctccaggattttTTCCTCATAGTAAATGAGCTAAAGAGTCTTCCTTCATAGCTAAAGAGCCTTCCTTCAGTGGGTGCGTGCTGTGCATGACACTTGAGTTGTCAGAATGGAGCAGTAGCAGGGAATTGGCCCTCTTCCCTGTTACGTGGACAGAAAGGGTGGAATGCTGCACGCCTTGTGCCATATTCCCCTTGCCCTGGGAAAAGAGGGGAGGCTGTTCAGGGCTGTCCTTTTTCATTATGTTTGGCTACTGCTGCTTTGAACTGTTGAGCCAGACATCCACCCACAACAGAAGAGGCTTGGATTACTCAGCAAGGCCTTGTGGCTGAATGCTACTGTGATGCACACAGTGATTTAAACCTTGCTGGACGCACACAGTGCCAGGAGTTGCAGTTCTGTGTTTGTCACTATGATGGAGAGACTTATTTTGAACAATATGATGGTTAGATTTATTTGGCACTgaagaggctttttgaaatacaacttaaaaatagttttatttttctcttcgTGGGATTTAAAAGTCAAGTTAGCAATTCTTCGTAATAGGAAATGTAGATTGTAACAAAATAACAGAACTGGGATGGTTaagttcaagtgatatattgAACCTCCTAATGTATCAGtgtggttcacatacaagtgtttaaatctttattttctactgagagtgtTTTATCTTGGCTGTCTCTGGCTTTTtccttaaacttaagcttcttttacacTTTCTTAAACTTAACCACTGTGAAAAAGAAAGACGCTTATGTAgtgtaggagttaggaacattaacataCTTCCTCGGTTTCTCTCTCACACTGGCCTGGGATTACTTGACTGACAAGAGGTATTTCTCATTAAACTCTAAGGAATCACTCTATAAACCTTAGACCTATTTTCCGTacataactggttatggatcctgtccTGATGCAAAAATCCAAAATGTGTAACTTTTTCGCTTctgaggagaatcctccaccagaaAGTTTACAGctcacacagctgtttccaaGTTGTCTGATAACTTCTGTTtcagtcaactgtcagttcttAACTGCCACTCTCAGAATTCTTTTCAAACTTCCTGTCAATCAAGGGGGTTTATGACCAGGACAACTCTTTAGAATGCAACTGTCCATCACAGTTACTCTTACCAGATACTATCAATATGGTCTCACACCCTACAAATGCAGCTGCATTTGTAGGGTGTGAGACCATATTGATAGTGAAGGGCATCAAGGAGGCCGATGTCCAGAAGGATGGGGAAATCTGTGTATCACAGTTCCTGATTCCTGTGACAGCATCGTATTCCAAGGGAAATACGACTCGTCCACACAATCCCTTCTTATAACCTGATAACACTACTTCTTTGCCAGGTGGACAGTTTTCACCGATTAAACTAGCATTCACACTTAAGTGAGTCATAGCCAGACATGAGAGGCATGGTTCCTGATTCCTTAGTAGTGGTGTTTCAGTGTTGATAAACAGTTACGTTTAGGGATTGAATAATGATGAATTTGAGTATTGTTTCTCTGCTGTTTGGGGTGAATACCCATCATTTAATGAACACTtgatattttattttcagttggtCTTGGGTTGGTTGTTGTCAGACTCTCCGGCATCTTGATTTGTCTGGGTGTGAAAGAATTACAGATGTGGCCATAGAAAAGATTTCCAGAGCCCTGGGGATTTTGTCATCCCACAAAGCAGTATCTCAGAAAAGTTGTCGAAACAGGGGTGGAAAAACAATGTGGAAAAGCAAAGATATCACCTTGCAGGCCAGTAAAAAGGACTGTGGCTTGCATGGTATTACAAATGAAAACGTGATTAAGGAAGAAGGGAACGAAAGCCATTGGAATGCAACTGTCGGCTCAGATGGCTTCAACTCTGCCTATATCTGGATGTTAGATGCAGAAGATCTAGCTGATATTGAAGATGCTGCAGAGTGGAAGCACAGAAATATCGAGAGTGTTTGCGTTGTGGAGCCTGCATCCAGTTTCACCTGTTCAGCCTCATGTTGCGGCAAAGACATTTTCGGACTAAGGACTAGCATCTGCTGGCAGCAGCACTGCACTTCTGCTGCCTTGACCTACTGTGGTCACACTTTCTGTTGTGCTGGGACAGCGTTAAGGACTCTTCAGGCACTCCCGGGCTCCTCTGTGCTATCTAAACAGGCACCAAGGACTAGTAGACAGACAGAGAAGAAAGACTTGGCATCCTTTGGGAGTGCAAAATCAGACCAAGAGATGGCACGGATTCTGCAGTTCCTCAGTCTGTCAGGGTGTTATCAGATAACAGACCGTGGTCTCAGGTATGTAGCCCCTCTGTAGCTCTGGCGGGAGTCTACGAACACACGGCTTTTAAAAAACTTCAGCGCTCAAGTTCATACTGTTCTTTTTAAACTTAACAccctcttaaaaaggtaaagggagtcccctgtgcaagcaccaggtcattactgacccatggggtgatgtcacatcttgacatttactaggcagactgtgtttatggggtggtttgccattgccttccccagtcatctacacttcacccccagtaagctgggtactcattttaccaacctcagaaggatggaaggctgggtcaaccttgagccggctacctgaaaccgacttccatcgggatcaaactcaggtcgtgagcagagcttttgactgcagtactgcagcttaccactctgcgc carries:
- the FBXL5 gene encoding F-box/LRR-repeat protein 5; the encoded protein is MAPFPEEVDVFTAPHWRMKQLVGLYCDKLSKTNFSNNNDFRALLQSLYATFKEFKMHEQIENEYIIGLLQQRSQTVYNVHSDNKLSEMLSLFEKGLKNVKNEYEQLNYAKQLKERLEAFTRDFLPHMKEEEEVFQPMLMEYFTYEELKDIKKKVIAQHCSRKETAAEILRGLSLWNQAEELQKAFKYSVDEKSDQETEETGQITSIIHLPSEVMLTIFSYLNPQELCRCSQVNTKWSQLAKTGSLWKHFYPVHWSRGDWSSGQPSDLDMEPDEDWIKTRKDESHAFQEWDEDADIDESEENSEESLAISIIQKEKAVLQGVIHNVLPRVGTSVKTMGLAFSSAVSNKMVRQILELCPNLEHLDLTQTDISDSAFESWSWVGCCQTLRHLDLSGCERITDVAIEKISRALGILSSHKAVSQKSCRNRGGKTMWKSKDITLQASKKDCGLHGITNENVIKEEGNESHWNATVGSDGFNSAYIWMLDAEDLADIEDAAEWKHRNIESVCVVEPASSFTCSASCCGKDIFGLRTSICWQQHCTSAALTYCGHTFCCAGTALRTLQALPGSSVLSKQAPRTSRQTEKKDLASFGSAKSDQEMARILQFLSLSGCYQITDRGLRMLARGGGLPHLEHLNLSGCLTVTGAGLQHLVSVCPSLNDEHFYYCDNINGPHAETASGCQNLQCGFRACCRSGE